The Gopherus evgoodei ecotype Sinaloan lineage chromosome 4, rGopEvg1_v1.p, whole genome shotgun sequence nucleotide sequence ttggttcctgtaccagctgctccaggaagcagttgAGAAATTTTGTCCCTGCATTTCGTCCTggggtgacatgttcccagtcaatatggggataattgaaatcccccactattattgcgttctttattttgattgcctctctaatctcccttagcattccatagtcactatcactgtcctggtcaggtggtcgataatagatccctactgttatattcttattagagcatggaattactacccatggagattctatggaacctgtggattcatttaagtttttttacttcatttgattctacattttgtTTCACAAATAGTGTCACTCCCAACCACCCTCTGCCCCCCGTACGACcttttctgtccttccaatatattttgttgcCAGGAATGATTGTGTCCTATTGATTGTCCttactccaccaggtttctgtgatgcctattatatcaatatcctcctttaacatgaggcactgtagttcacccatcttattatttagacttctaacgtgtgtgcaagcactttaaaaacttgtcattgtttatctgtctgcccttttctgatgtgtcagactcttttatgtgaatgttttttgtctgatctggcccattctctatcctcttccatcctttcCTGCTGACGAAAACCTATGAGGATATGATTATAGGCTTGGGACCTAATATTGATAGGCCATCAAAAAAAGTAATCAGATTTGTCAAAATCTAAATCTTCACTGAGGAAACCTTGAAGTAGGCAAACTCCAAGAGGGAAATTGTGCTTATCACGTGTTGCACAAAATCAAAAGGCAAAAAATTGTCCAAAGAAGTGAATACAAGTCATCAGTGATTGCAGTCACTCCTCTAGCTAACATGATGTTCTTTGATCCtattcattaaaatatattttaataatccTTATTCACCTGTAAGCCTTGAGGAACCTAAAGATGAAagctgaggttttttttaagGTATTGATTTGAATGAGCATTAGATgccaaaatatctttaaaaatctgtgcctaAATGACATAGCACAATGACCGAAATAAATTTAACTGAATATCGAAGAAGTTTTTTATATGGCATATTTTAATCGATTTACAGAAAGGACACTTAGAGAAAAAGAGAGATGAGGTACGTCTTGAGAAGACATTTGAAGGATGACAGAGTTTGCATGGCATATCTGTTCGGGGCATACTCCagacaaagaaaaaagaattccTGGTGAAAGAATTATTCTATGCATCATATTATTTTCCTATTGCAATGACAACtgatcattgattttttttttgtataaatgATCTTTGTGTACACTTCTCTTTTAGGACTAGACTGTTCTGCCTCTCTGTATCTGGACAGGAACCATGACTCCTACTTGCCAGCAAGACTATCATGAGGTCAGTATTCTGTGTGAAGACCCTGAAAGTCTGCATCAGCATCACACTGGAGAGAGATCTGGCAAGCTGGTTGTAATAAATTTGCTGCAGCTATTTTATGGCTTCCATCTGTAAGGTACAAACAGACTGTGCACTGTAGACATGGTTGGAGGAAACTGTACCGAGGTTACTGAATTCATTCTCAAAGGATTCACAGATCATCCAGACATTCAGGTCCTTCTCTTCATGGTTTTCCTAGTGATCTATATTATTACCTTACTGGGGAACCTTGGAATGATTATGTTAGTCAGGATCGACCCCAGACTTCACATCCCCATGTATTATTTCCTTGGTAATTTGGCATTTGTAGATCTCTGTTATGCCACAGTCGTCGCCCCCAAGATGCTGGTGGATTTGCTAGCAGAGAGGAAAGCCATTTCTTACACTGGCTGTGCAGCTCAGATCTGTTTTTTCTGTATGCTGATTGTAACAGAGTGTTTCCTCCTGGCTGCAATGGCATATGACCGATATGTGCCATCTGTAACCCGCTGCTCTATAGAGTTGTCATGTGTCCTAGACTTTGTGTCCAGCTGATGGCTGGGTCTTTCCTAGCTGGGTGTGTAAATTCAATAGCACAGACAACAGGCATGTTAACATTAACCTTCTGCGGTTCCAATGTCATTGACTTGTTCTTCTGTGACATCTCCCCGCTGCTTTCGCTCACCCACTCAGACTCCAGCATCAATCACGTTTTGCTTATAGCTATGACATATTTGACTGGGGTATTCAGCAGCCTGATTGTCCTCATCTCCTATGTTTTCATCCTCAATGCTATCCTGAGGATCCGCTCTGCTGAGGGCAGGCTCAGAGCCTTCTCCACCTGTACCTCCCACCTCACCGCCGTCACCATCTTCTATGGGAGTGGCCTGTTCATCTATTTACAGCCCAGCACAAAGTACTCGAGGCAGCAGGACAAGGTGGTCTCAGTGTTCTACACTGTGGTGACCCCCATGTTGAACCCCCTGAtttacagcctgaggaacaaggaggtgaaggaCGCCCTGAGGAGAGCGATAGAGAGGAAAACGTTCTCTCTGGGTCTTAATTCATGACGCGAGGCAATAAGCTTGAATGGGTGAATACCTGGCCCATGTGTTGTATCTCATTGTGCAATGTCCAGTGCTGGGCATGAATTACATTTGACTTCTCCCTTGTCAATGGCCAGACTCCCCAGCAGCCACATCCTAACAGGTCCAGTTTAAGACATTCAGCAAGCACCTCTTTGGCACTTGTATGCTgacaggattgggccccacagcCCTCCAAGTGTATTTTATACTGCAGTTTGGAGCCCTTGGAGAACAAAGCCAGTATCTGTTTTTTCTTGCTCTCCTGCAGGCCTGCAGCAGATAGGTATAGGTAGATTCTCCTTCATTTTTTACTCTTTATCTCCTTTCCCAAACTATTTATTTCCCCTGATCATTATTAAATTGTATTTAAGTGCCTGAGAAATATGAAGATATTAACCCctacatacatgcacacatacacttCCCATTATATAGCTCCTCTGTGACTTATACTCATTAGTTCTCATATTCTTCTTGTGATCGCTGCTATCCTGCCAAAACACTGGGGCTACAGTGTGTGTGAAGGATGTGGCCTTGATCtgtaatcatttatgaatattttatgtGGCCTGGTTATTGGGATGTTTCCTGTATGCATATGTTGGTTTAGTTTATTAGCAGGGATGTTGGAAAACAAGCAGAAGACAGCTCCAGATAAGCAACCTCTTGGAAAGTGCTTCTAAAATCATTAAGAGACAATGCCTGTACTATTAGTTGTGAAGACGCTTgcttcctgtctccagccacagcTACATGGTCTATTTgccaaggctgggagccaaaaGATCATAAGGGCAATAAAGAATTTAAAAGTTTTTCTCTGAGCAGGGGTTAGGCAGTTGCCAAGGAGTGTCATGGAGGTACAGATACTCCTTTGGTGGTCTAAAGAAGTTCGGCCTCTCAAAGCTTCTAGGCAGATGGCAAGCTTTAGGAAAGATAGACATGCATATAGATgttctgatattttaaaatcctttttctcttacGTTATGCTTTTTTCctactgttaagattaaacaattCTTTGAtgcaaaaaaacattattttactaCTGTATCTACCAGTGCTCATAACTCCCGATGGAAAAGAGTGGTGGTATCAAACCTAGTCCAACCTGTTGGGCAAACACAGTTGATCCACAGGGTGCTGTAGCCTAGGACTTGAAAATGAGAGAATCACATGATTCTGTCATGAGAAAGTACAGACCTGTCACTTTTGAGGGAGAAGCCAGAGAAAGGGTCAAGAGTGCCAGCTATCCTGTAACCATGACACTGAGGGACCTCCACAACTAAAAGCATGAGTTGCTACAACTTGAGCTCAAGAGTCAGGCACTCTAGCTGTGGCTACAACACAATCTTACCCTCTATAGACCTGGCTCAGTGGGGAAGGCTTGTAACACACTCTCGCCAGCAGCTTGTGTTCTTCTGACAAAAGTCCAGGTAGGGCTATCAGGTGATGAAGGCCTAGCAGGATTTGACCAttagacttttcatttcaaatataCTCTTCTCTCTAAGATCTGTATGTTGATCATTTGTCAAGAATACAGGGCGCTGAAATTGAACAGGATTATTTGCAGGGTTAGTAGAAGAACGGTAAGTAGTTCCCATGACAAAATtttgaatgaaataaaaattttcattttacttaaattttcattttgaaaaacaaaaggatattttgtttgtttgcttcatataattttaaacaaaacatttggttcagtttagttttagaaatgtGAAAAAATGTTGGATTGGTTTTCAAAAACTAAATATTGGGGGTTTTCAGGGAAACTATATGTTTTGACTGTTAAATCATTTATTTGTTTCCATGCTTTCCCCCTTGCTGGTCTCCTCTGActcatttttcctctttttaagagaggaaaaaaggaagggagaaggaaaaatggGAGAAAAAATGTAGAGGGAAGCCTAAACCaacttatttctttaaaaaatttctaACAGCAAatcaggtcttttttttttttttcaatttgaagcaggacaaaacaatttttaaaattttcaaagaaacattttctgacaatttttatttgttacaaaatgccattttttaaCAAAAGATTTTGACCAACTCTAATTTATTTCTTTAACGGAAAGGGTTTTATTGCAACATATCAGTATGGTCaattattataattttattatgaATATCACAATCTCTGTTTTTCTTTTAGCCCCAACTCTTGGAGTCATGTTATTTtacaagaatctcagctttcagttaaaaataaatgtttctggCTCTTATGTTTTCCAaactcccctcccaaaaaaaagtattaacccaaatgcttaaaaatcagaaggtaaataaaaagagcTCAGAATTTAGTATTTTTCTACAGCTCTTGATTTTAAAGTTACTTGCATGATTTTCAGAGGCCTGACTCCTGATTATTTTTAATGCTTGTGTCTAGTAGTACTCAAGCTCCCTGAATACAGACAGCGCAGAGCTGGAGGGCCAGACAAGGGAGCAAATTGCAATTCTCAGAAATACAATCCATCCCTGGTTCTCCCTGTTTTGTCAGGGGCAGAGATGGAAAATAATGTGCTTCTAGCACTACCTTTTTTCCCATTCTGTTGACTGGCACATTGTGGGGATGGACGCAAGACCCCAGCCCTCTTATACATATTCCTGCCTTCTCCCTTCCCACCTGTGTATGAAGCAGCTGACATTGCAGTGTAAAGATGTAGGGTGTGGCTCCAGAGAGCATCCTGTACTTTGGGAGGAAGGACTCCAGACTGCATGGagatagggttaccagatagcaactgtgaaaacaCAGGACATGGGCTGGGGGATAATAcctgcctatataagaaaaagtcccccaaaataggactgtccctttaaaaacaggacatctggtcttCCTACATGGAGAGATCAAAGAAGGGGTAGATTGCAGCCTACACCCAGATCTGCTTTCTGTGTTTGAATAAAAACAAGTTAATTATTAAACTCTCTCAAGCTTTTCTGCAAAGGTTGCCACAGTCTGCATGGAGCAGGAGTAGTGGACTAGTGGTAGCTAGTTTTGTGCCTGCACAGTGACTAGACCTGGTCTGAAAAATGAGCGGGGAGTTactgtgaacatttttttttcttttggaaaaaatgTCAAGCAACcccaaaatattatatttttaaaatgctgccatggtgcctCCTGGGAGTTGGAGTTCTGACGTCTCATGCTCACATACTCCTGAGGCAGGCATTCTAGGCTGACTACACCTCCTatgatggagggaagggagaattGGAAGCAGCAGGACCTTGCTTTTTCCTGCCCCAAACATCCTGCAAAGGAGGAAGAACCAGCAGACAGGCAATATAACCTGACTGGCCACCTCCTGGGCATCCCCTCATGGCCTAGGGTCATGCTACAGACAGCCTGCCTCCTTCTTGGATGGTTCAAATAAAACTTCTCTTCAGGCTTTTTCTTGGTCAAAAATACCCCTCAGTGGGGACTAGATTTATTGATATAAAATGAACTGCAAATAAAACCCAAATCCCAAAACAAAGCCTGTTTGTAAGTCTACACCACACACggtttctcttcctcttcccaggtCTTCCAACCTAGGGCCTTTGCAGTCTCTCTCCTGCTTGGACGGGGCCTCTCAAGGCCCCCCCTAGCACAGGTATCTCCCCTGGTCTTAGGGTCTTGCAGCTGCCCTTTCTTGCTTTCTGTAGACTTTTCCTGAGCTTCCTCCTTCATTGCAGGCACCTGCTGCCTTTTATAGGATAGTACTTGATTCAACCCAGGTGTGTCTCATTCTGTCATCAGGATTGGCTGATTCCAGCCTTCAAGGGCCGAGCCACCCTGTTACAGGCAGATTttccaggggctcccagctgggacaATTTTCTACCCATCAGCTGCTGGCTCTACTCCCACTACTGGCAGAAAGGCTGGGAGCTGACTAAACTCCTCAGCCAGGCACCAGCTCCTCTGTTGGTCTGATCATGCTGCCATTGAGATCCTTGGccaaactcacattgacttctgtAATAGCAAACTCGGGTCACTCTGTGTACAATTCATGTCCAATGTAAAAGGAATGGAGATAATTGCCCGGTTTCTGCACATTGATACTGGAGATGCTCCCCAAACCCCAAAATCATGAAAGCCCACTATAATTCCCTATTCTCCATGATGTCGCTCCAGAGTTCTAAGGGAAATGCAACTGTGTTCCAATCAACAGGGAAAGGAGGCTTGATGCTAAATCCCTTCTTCTGGTACAAATGAAACACTGCTCCGTATCTGCTCATCTCAGAataagagaaggggaaaaatccGGTTAGTTCGAGAGCATTCCTGCTTGTATCATCAATTAAAGTGTGTGATTCACAAGAAGGCAATAGTGTCTTCTCCTGAGAAGGGAAATTCTACCTTCTCTTCAAATGTATATCTAGCCAAAGAGAAGAAAtcaactctctccagcctgggctgtctctcacaatgccttgctagtgacaagcagcaaaccctccCCCTCAAGGAGCCCCACACCCatctagattgcatgaatgctcccagagccactcatgaatcatagCGGGAAAGGCACTAGCCAAATCCCCAAAGCTCCAaacactgtacctcaggaatataccatcatGCACTGCTCAGGATGAGCAGTGcacatttattaattggttcaccacttcatcaatgggaAGTGTATGTACACTAGCCTTTGCCAACCTGAGCAGATTACGGAACACTTCAGGCTAACTCACTGGTAAATATAAATaggaaaacaaatgtattgactagaaaagatagattttaagtgattataagtgatagacaaaaagtcagagttagttaccaaaagaaaataaactataagtgaagggttaaaatccatgtgcattttatataacaacctggtatatggattgtgccagctcttttccagacctaaAGTCCAGAGAATGGTCAAGGGAAAGAGGCCTGGCAAATAGCgttcagctaagagaaagctggggtaaacagataatcttgCTTTGCTAAACTAAGCCTAGCCAGGCGTTGGAGCTGAGAACTGAATAATTCTGTCTGATTCaagttgcaaattgaacaaagaatccctgttcctattgtgctAGTTTCTTTTGTAAGGAGATATTGTTCCCACatatccaaccttgagtttatgaaaggtTGGCACATGttagtataagatatggcatcctccctttcccaatgcctgccttaaaacacaaaggagacaatctttattgccatatactttcacggTTGCTTTGTTTTAAACCCTAGGAATGTATCTGCTGGACAATCAGAGGAGCtactccattcctatggaccccaaatcagaatttaacatatatattttatactaacaacattttatcaaagtatcaaataaatgttaacttgctaacttcaaaccatgggcggagacattatgtaacctgttaaccattggcaAACgagctatcttgtcttgctgcaaaacctatcctggggtgtggaactgcctaccccatcactttccccctcccatggaaaatccatattctattgtaatcaattgattgacagtgtctctgagcctaataagaaAGATGACACTCTGccagcactgtgtgtaataaactcctatgcttgacctcgaGGTGGTGTGGATTTATGTTCCTTCAATAGCCATGCAgcctaaactctcaaccctattagactgggcaacatctagattaagcagtttttctcaccccattggatgagttcatagtacacagatttcacccttgaaacctgggtCAGTCTCCTCTTTTGGAGTCTTAAGTCTTCttagtgtccttgttgcttgtaGCATAGGTGAGGACAGGAGAAAGACCAAGAATGGGGCCGCTGTGCTCTATTTTGtaccctcagtcccatgtgcttggagaacacaagtccagaaATGTCTGGTGGACATTGCTGAatccccaggcaaggttgagcaattcccttgGTGTGACTTTATGCAAGTCAGTCATTGAATtctagctcccttgctggacaatggctgttgataggttgtttgacaccccaccTGGGcactggttactttccttgctgttgtctctggggagctaatatctgccTGATTCCCCAGCtgacagcatgttttagtgacaaccctACAATGCAATTCTCATCACTTCATATGCAccaatgatatacatatatggattAAAAAAATGACCTTCAGCAGATCCCCTGATACCTCACACagcctgctttatatgcaagatcacaattatatataaataaggaatatgggggttacagggcactcccccaaggtacagaatgtcacagcagtattttattttccttttgcaaaGCCATTTTCTGATGATTGTATCTCTAAACTTCTGTTTTAGGACTAGGCTATCCTGCATCTCTCTATCTGGACAGAAGCGGTGACTCCTGCAGCCCAAGAGAGAACATAGTCCTCTGAGTCGTCCCTGTGAAGAACCTTAAGGTC carries:
- the LOC115651020 gene encoding LOW QUALITY PROTEIN: olfactory receptor 1052-like (The sequence of the model RefSeq protein was modified relative to this genomic sequence to represent the inferred CDS: inserted 1 base in 1 codon) — protein: MVGGNCTEVTEFILKGFTDHPDIQVLLFMVFLVIYIITLLGNLGMIMLVRIDPRLHIPMYYFLGNLAFVDLCYATVVAPKMLVDLLAERKAISYTGCAAQICFFCMLIVTECFLLAAMAYDRYXAICNPLLYRVVMCPRLCVQLMAGSFLAGCVNSIAQTTGMLTLTFCGSNVIDLFFCDISPLLSLTHSDSSINHVLLIAMTYLTGVFSSLIVLISYVFILNAILRIRSAEGRLRAFSTCTSHLTAVTIFYGSGLFIYLQPSTKYSRQQDKVVSVFYTVVTPMLNPLIYSLRNKEVKDALRRAIERKTFSLGLNS